A single window of Ignavibacteriota bacterium DNA harbors:
- a CDS encoding protein BatD, whose amino-acid sequence MRKFYFFPLIFLIASSLFAQKFEVSVDKSTVGQNERFQIYFTFENGDLGKLNNFRTPSFKGLKILSGPNESRSMQIINGQVSGSITYSFIAVAPDLGTAEVGSSSVDYAGSKLTTNPITINVVQGTATSQNIDKQLGISKEELNKNVFIRAIPNKTSVKQGEQLTVSYKLYTKLNISSPQISKLPTFNGFWSEDLETSQNIQFGIEMYNGERYRAAVIKKAALFPTKSGNLVLTPFELKIPVIVKSKRNRNDIFDDFFNDSFFGRTETIDHLAKSNSLTINVDPLPENAPNSFSGAVGKFDFSVELDKTSVEQNEAITVKAKISGTGNIALLKLPEINFPAGFEKYEPKTSEKIFRSNLISGRKDIEFLIVPRIPGVKEISPLEFTYFDLDKDQYVTLKSEPFTVNVKEGTGNYAQNATGYSKEDVKLLNEDIRYIVNSPSNFIKKEEIARISVLFWAGLILPLGALFTLIFINKKQLKLAGNLYLMRYQKALKNSKLKLKEANLSLEKNDLGAYYNNLSAALFGYLGDKLGIQQAEFTLDRAIEKLKTFEIDDNFIAGLKKISEKCEFARFAPNAVGSDSGKTLFNGVEGIIEKLESSIHIKK is encoded by the coding sequence ATGAGAAAATTTTATTTTTTCCCTCTTATTTTTTTAATCGCTTCAAGTTTATTTGCACAAAAATTTGAAGTCAGCGTCGATAAATCTACGGTCGGGCAAAATGAAAGATTCCAAATTTATTTTACTTTCGAAAATGGTGATCTTGGCAAGTTAAACAATTTTAGAACCCCAAGTTTTAAGGGATTAAAAATACTTAGCGGACCAAATGAATCGCGCAGTATGCAGATAATAAATGGACAAGTTTCGGGATCGATAACCTATTCTTTTATTGCGGTTGCTCCGGATTTGGGTACGGCGGAAGTAGGCTCATCTTCTGTTGATTATGCCGGAAGTAAACTCACGACAAATCCAATCACTATAAATGTTGTACAAGGAACTGCGACGAGTCAAAACATTGACAAACAGCTTGGAATCAGCAAAGAAGAATTGAATAAAAATGTATTCATCAGAGCAATTCCAAATAAAACTTCAGTTAAACAGGGTGAACAATTAACGGTTTCATATAAACTTTATACAAAGCTAAATATCTCTTCTCCGCAAATTTCCAAACTCCCAACATTCAACGGATTTTGGTCGGAGGATCTGGAAACTTCACAGAATATACAATTCGGCATAGAAATGTATAACGGAGAAAGATATAGAGCCGCGGTTATCAAGAAAGCAGCTTTATTTCCTACAAAAAGCGGTAACTTAGTTCTTACTCCATTTGAATTGAAAATTCCCGTAATTGTTAAAAGTAAAAGAAATAGAAATGATATTTTTGACGACTTTTTCAATGATTCATTCTTTGGGAGAACTGAAACAATTGATCATCTCGCAAAATCTAATAGTTTAACTATAAATGTTGATCCGTTACCGGAAAACGCGCCAAATTCATTTTCGGGCGCGGTTGGTAAATTTGACTTTTCAGTGGAACTCGATAAAACATCGGTTGAACAAAATGAAGCAATCACGGTAAAAGCAAAAATATCCGGGACCGGAAATATTGCGTTGTTAAAATTACCCGAAATTAACTTTCCTGCCGGATTTGAAAAATACGAACCTAAAACAAGCGAGAAAATTTTTAGGTCAAATCTTATATCGGGTAGAAAAGATATTGAATTTCTTATAGTTCCTCGCATTCCGGGCGTAAAAGAAATTTCACCCTTGGAATTTACTTATTTTGATCTCGATAAAGACCAATATGTTACGCTAAAATCAGAGCCATTTACTGTTAATGTTAAAGAAGGAACTGGAAATTATGCTCAAAATGCGACGGGTTATTCTAAGGAAGATGTAAAATTACTCAACGAAGATATAAGATATATTGTTAACTCTCCGTCAAATTTTATTAAAAAAGAAGAAATTGCTAGAATTAGTGTTTTATTTTGGGCAGGATTGATACTTCCGCTCGGAGCATTATTTACTTTGATATTTATAAATAAGAAGCAATTAAAGTTAGCCGGAAATTTATATTTAATGCGCTATCAAAAGGCTTTGAAAAATTCCAAATTGAAATTAAAAGAAGCAAATTTATCTTTGGAAAAAAATGATTTAGGCGCCTATTACAATAACTTATCCGCCGCATTATTTGGTTATTTGGGTGATAAGTTGGGTATTCAACAAGCTGAGTTTACTTTGGATAGAGCAATTGAAAAATTAAAGACTTTTGAAATTGACGATAATTTTATTGCCGGATTAAAAAAAATATCAGAAAAATGTGAATTTGCAAGATTCGCTCCTAATGCCGTGGGCAGTGATAGCGGAAAAACTTTGTTCAATGGAGTTGAAGGAATAATTGAAAAATTAGAAAGTTCAATTCATATCAAAAAATAA
- a CDS encoding tetratricopeptide repeat protein — protein MKNLLVIIALFIVVSNSSAQDLETIMKQGNEFYQSKQYNEAITSYESILKQGYISGDLFYNLGNAYFKIGHLGKSILYYEKALKISPSNEDAAYNLKIANSRTVDKIQDIPTLFFIQWWNILLSLFTSATWQIIIIIFYLLFLVCIGVYFLIRNLQLQKFALIFGFINIFLLFLSIILFISSINREMNFNNGILIQSVISTKISPDIQSSDAFVIHEGIKFEIEDKVDNWSKIKLSDGKVGWLPNQSFEEI, from the coding sequence ATGAAAAATTTATTAGTGATAATTGCATTATTTATAGTCGTTTCTAATTCTTCCGCTCAAGATTTAGAAACAATTATGAAACAGGGAAACGAATTTTATCAAAGTAAACAATATAATGAAGCAATTACGAGTTATGAGTCAATTTTAAAACAAGGTTATATCAGCGGCGATTTGTTCTACAATTTAGGAAACGCGTACTTTAAAATAGGACATTTGGGAAAATCAATTTTATATTATGAAAAAGCATTGAAAATTTCTCCTTCAAATGAAGATGCAGCTTATAATCTTAAAATCGCAAACTCAAGAACCGTCGATAAAATTCAAGATATCCCGACATTGTTTTTTATCCAATGGTGGAATATTTTATTGTCTCTTTTTACATCAGCTACCTGGCAGATAATTATAATTATTTTTTATCTTTTATTTCTCGTGTGCATTGGAGTTTATTTTTTAATAAGAAACCTTCAGTTACAAAAATTCGCTTTAATTTTCGGCTTTATTAATATTTTTTTACTTTTTTTATCCATTATTCTCTTTATCTCAAGCATAAACAGAGAAATGAATTTTAATAATGGAATTTTAATTCAATCCGTTATTTCAACTAAAATTTCACCGGATATACAAAGCAGTGATGCTTTTGTTATTCATGAAGGAATTAAATTTGAGATTGAAGACAAAGTTGATAATTGGTCAAAGATTAAACTTTCAGATGGAAAAGTAGGCTGGCTGCCAAATCAGAGTTTTGAAGAGATTTAA